A region of the Solenopsis invicta isolate M01_SB unplaced genomic scaffold, UNIL_Sinv_3.0 scaffold_131, whole genome shotgun sequence genome:
AAAAGGACGCTCTTTTTAACATATAGTTTTATCCTAGGATGTGATAACACTAGGATTATGTCTGCCATCATCCTgctcaataaataatataagttttattttgggaaaaatgttatatgacagagttaatttaacatttgataTATATTCCGCTGACCTCAATCTGATTCAggttaaagatttaaaatacgATATCAAACAACTATCTGGTGGTGCGTTATTTTTATCTGGTAAGTTTTaggaaaaataacaattattttacataataatatatatagcaagaatatgtagtaatattataaaaaaaattttatttttacctctTACAAGAGTATAAAGACTAAATTATGGCAATATTCTATTTACAGTTTAGGTTTAGGATTTTGTTTCATGACAATAATTGGAACGATATATGATGTATTCATCCatcaagaaaatgtaaaaaaagatgaaatgaATAAATTGGATGATAGTAAGTGTATTGAATTAATACTgctcaaaatttttactttgtcACTTTGTTTTAACTgaactattattttaaataaataatgagtaacagaataacattttttactataAGGGAGAGTGGGCTAAATCGGGTCGTGTTCCAAAAAGAacctttttaacttaaattaatactGTTACGTCCAGCCTTAGGAaagaagtatttattaaaaagatatctgGGAGTTGGGTAAGGCAGGTCAAGACGCAACAAAAGCTTTTCTCGTGGCCGCACTAAAGGGACGTGAGTCACAAAGTCGAACGCACTTTCATGACTCTGGAATATGGATCAGCGTATAATGAGACGCTTTAACACCTATTTCCAGGAGTCGTGCGATCGTCGGTTTGAATTTGATCTAGAGAGTCTAATCTCTTTAACTCGCAATTCTCTCAAGCGCGATCTACGAGTAATATTTAGGGGACGAGACAAGATGGggtaaattaaagaaaataaattttaccaatATGACTTCCTGTAAACATcaatataaacgtatatttcaTCATTAATGTACATGTACATAATTGAGTACAACTGATGTACATCATTAATGTACATAATTGAGTGATTATTatacaacacaaaaaaaattgacattcaggaaatttattataattcggTTTGCCGCAGTTTGTTACAATAGTTGTGTTAATTTAAGGggaatatttaaacatattgGTTGCAATGGTTGTGTTAATTTTaagagaataattaaatatatttttgttacaaagatagtgttaatttaaacatatttttaaaatattctcattacaatatttatatcaattttatactagtgataatatttatcaataattcttacaatgtattttatatatggaCATACTTTTAAgtcttttattattctataatttgttTAACACATTGGGAGGAGACGGAGTATCGTGATATTATCATGTCTGTCATAACATTCATTAATAGATGtgaatatgtatattttcttgcatcgtgttaaaaaattaaaaaaagaagtaaatttttctaaattattgtattatttaaaaagtactaaaatttgaaaagtaattgatttaggataattaaaaagtgtagaatttaaaaatttcaagcgTTTCGTGATCACTTGTAgagatttattgtaaaatttgttccaaagtttgaaAGGACTCGTGTCCAAATCGAACTTTTAATTCGAGATTGCAACTTGATCGCAGCACTGGTGATCAGCCGACCAAATGTAAACTTATAAacgttaaattataatagtacAATATTATGAGTTATCAgactcggaataattgaattttatttatctcaactctaattatataataacgataTCATAACGTGACTGGAAaacgtttaattatataattttcattttaaaataaaatttttgcttttaactattaaatagcttgtttttacttaacattaaaaaaaatacaattaaatcttttaaaattctatttaaaagtcaataaaaatAGGTTTATCCAACTTGGACCACGGATAGTTTGATTTGAAACTACTGCACCGGTGCCAAATCGAACTGcgaaaaaagcgtttttacatttttcattatagttCAATACAGGTGAGAGATACGTCAAAATGGTCTGAAACAAAAATGAAGGGAATTAAATCTCAAACGGCACCTTCGGTTTTACGATCGGACTTTATTTGTGCCTTATAGAGCCATATAAAACTGCGAATAAATTTGATTTCACCCACTTTCCCTTATCTTGTGCATGGCTTATTCGCGCGCTTAGATGAATTTCTCttgcttaaaattatttttattcttaaacatttttatttgtacgttaatattaaaagtttcaaattataatttaggtATGAAAAATGTATCCAGAGAAGTGGAAATAAAACtaattagaaaagtattaataCATTTCTCCGCTTATACAAATACGAGGGAAATGTTTAATGCAAAATTAAGTACTGGCACAATACCAGTCATTGAAGGCTTAAAAGTTCTAAATATGTGTATTATAATTGCATTACACAGTATATATTTTGCTGTAGATTCTTTCGGCGAGTATTTTGGTTTTTTCTACGtaatgaacaatttttcattatactcttgttttactttttgcatataatgaaaattgattttcGTTTGCAGACAATACAGTATGGTTCTGGAGAAATATGGAAAATTATGGTTTTTATTTGATCCATTGATTGGAATTATATCAgtagacatttatttttttgcaagtgGATTTTTGGTGGCTCATTGGTATTTGAGAGATAAAGCAAACAAAATTCTGATTAAGCAAATTCAatatagagaaaaattaaatgaactTTTCAATATAGTAAAAAGATTTCTTCGGtatgtttttctattatttgcaaacaacaagaaaacaataataattctaataaaattactgatttaataagtgaaataaacatatatatttgtaatgtagaaagtttgaaaatcaattttttaattttaataattgagtAAAGAATTGCTCTTTTTtctcattaataattaaaattttgttaaggtTGACACCAGTTTATATAATGGTATTAGGAATAATGCAAGTAAATTCAGAATGGCTTGATAAGACATCACAAATTTATATGAATGAGAAGTCGCACGAAATTTGCGCAAAGTACTGGTGGAGAAATCttctatacataaataatttctttgatgtCGATACATTGGTACGTACACGTTTAATTAAAATcgtcttaaattaaaataataaaataaaaatacgattaaacacaaaacttttattctaaaatcttttattacagTGCATGAGTTGGAGCTGGTATCTAGCTGTCGATATGCAAAGTCATGTAATCGTTTTAAtggtattaattttatcaactaTGTAAGTAACCAAACAATAGATTGTAGGGGAGACTGGGGCTCAAGAGGCAAAGTTGGCATTGCGttctatttatgtaattattagaGTCACTTAATTGACTCTAGTACTtataatggaaaaataaaaaagttatcgcaaaatatttcttttatatcatATGTTTCGATGCTTCCAAGGTAACACATTTTTCTCTAAatcttaaactttatttaaatcaaatcagTACTCGTCCTAGTCTCCCCTAGGGTATTGCGgctttcatatatatttaaataaatatgtattgtaaattttagGTATTTCTATGCCGCTGTTATAATATCAGGTGCGCTTTTAATAGGCTCGATTATTTTTACTGGCTATACttcatatatttatgaatatgttCCCACGTAAGTTATTTTACACActcgtatataaataaaaaggtaGTATTATGGCCCATGTAGGTATTGTGGTCACTTGTATTACCTCCGTTATTAGCCTTCCATTATTCTCGTGCGACAAACGAACATAAATACTTTCGTGCGAACGCTGCGTTACGTCTGCATATGTATCGCTATATTAGTTAGttatattatagttttcttAGATCACACTGAGTTGAtcgttgaaagaaaaaataaattaatcaaagaaataaaaataataaatacagtcCACGTTGTATCAACACAGTcttgtaaaaacaaaacaatgtaACGCTCGGTTCGTTGATAGAAAATTAGTGAGAATACGCAACGGCGCGTGTCGTGTCGATTGTACATACGTATTTGCTTTCATAATCGCCGCACTCAGATGTACCATACGTTAACATTTTTAaagtctttaataaaaattttattaaacaaagaataACCGTACAAATATAATCTagattatctaaaaattataagtgaaaagttaaaaagttataaatatatattttatattagatctgtgcaattaaaaaattagatgtgACTTGAGCGTTTGCCTGATATGAGACCTACGGATAGTTAAGTATATTTAgtgaatattaaacaaattccagtaattactttaaaaattatttgtttaactgGCAGCGTTATGTAGTAACAATAATATaccaatatttaatataatagtcgacttttgttacaaaatatttttactttcgagctttttgaaatattttaaaatagaggAAAAACGGCGGGCGTGGAATATATCTAGGGTGTTGAAATATCATGATACCTTGTATAATgcgcgttgaattctaaaagcaatttaaccattaaaatgattttgttacAGTATTTAACATGTGTTTTTATAACACAGTTTACTATATTAATTCGCCATATTACATCTGGCATTtcgatttttgtatttttgatatcCGTTTAATAATCAGCAATCTCGAAAACACATAAATAACAGTAAGTTTCAAGCAAATTCGGTCGATTATGATAATTTTGTTCGCTATATTGGAtccatcattttaaatttttaacattggaTTTGTAATCAGCAAGCTTGGATGGTAGGTGTAGTTTTCAGAGCTACATTGTGCTGCAACGGATTAACTCAAATTTGCGAACAATATCAGTGTACTTTCATTAGCTTTATGATTccattattatttgttaaattaaaacttttaatttatttgtataatagtCTTTATTAGCACCCTTGTTTCTTTTCGACAAACAACGGAGTAATATcactgtatttttataaataacattcagTATAACAAATATGTTACAAAGTTTGAATCTAAAATCTATTGcaaaacactttaaaaaatataaacgttaggtttcaattttattatttattaacaaagcTATTATAcgaaatgtaaatatacatataaccaTAATACTACCTattcttctcttttattttgtctctctctctctctctctctctctctctctatctgtatacatacatatatgcagATACACAcaacatacatacgtacatacacacgTACAGTAGAGTCTCCTTAAATTTGGCCCCTCTAATCTTTGCATTCTTTCACACATACTTTCACAAACACTAATATTATACTCCTTCCTTAACAGAATACCCTCACCACAACACGAGTCTaccaatcaccgtgtacttGAGCGAGCAaagtacacggtgattggtGGACTCGTGTTGTGGTGAGGATATTCTATGACTTTGGCATTCCGCTCTTATCGTCCCATCAGTCAAAATTAAGGAGACTTTACtgcatatatatgtgtacacacacacacacatacacacacacacacacacacacacacacacacacacacacacacacacacacacacacacacacaaatatacatatacatatgcatatatatatatatatgtatgtatgtatgtatgtatatatgtatatatgtatatatgtatagatgtatatatgcataaacttgtttattgagaaattatatttatcaaagtttCTTATTGTTATAGACATCATGAGTTGTATAAACTCGCAGGTGTTCTATACATTTCACCATGGACgagaataaattcatattttattggcGCAGTtacaagttatattttaataaaattaaattataacttgtaTTGGAAAAAAGTTAGTATTATcttagtatattaaaaaaaagtagatattgaaataattatgaaatatataaattattataatttcttattagtTTTGTGTAAATTTATGAATAGGGGAGTGTAAGCTAAATCGGACCAAATGTTCCaaattaaacacttttaatttaataaatgtttaatttaataatatatagttaagtagATTTGCGTGTAATTTATAACGTAAAGTCTTTATAAAATACTACACATGTAacagcagtttgacagttctctgtCATAACATTCATGTAATAGACGCAAGAatgtattttcagccatcgtgcaaaaatttatttaaaaaaaattcttgtaaagtattatttaaaagcattaaaattttaaaaaataattgatttaagataattaaagagtgtagaattcaaaaatatctatCATTTTATGATCACTTTTGtgctttattgaaaaatttgtccCAAAGTTTGATTGGACTTATGTTTATCAAACTTTTACAtcgaaattgttatttaatcgtAGCAATAATAATCGGCCGACAAAATCTGATTCtgcaaatgttaaattagtaaaatgttataattaatatatgtttcaataATTTGTAATGTGTTTTATAGAAAATCATAATTCTATGTTGGTGCTGCTTTGGTCTTGCCAGCGCTTTGAATATTTTCGTATTATCTTGGATTTATAAGCGCTATTTGTCCATTTTAGTTATTGCAATTTATATTGCTCTACAAAAAACACTATGGGCTATTGGCATAGCATGGATTATAATAGCCTGTACTACTCAACATGGAGGttagtatttattaatatgtaaatttatattattaagacAGTGTATGTCTAATGTATAATGTCTAacgtataatatacaaaaacacACTcacctacacacacacacacacacacacacacgcacgcacacacgcacacacacaatatacatatattgtaacgAAATCATAAGTATTGTACATCGGTATTGTACATCGGTGGCGAGTCGTCACATGCGAACGCGCACTCATGCGTTGTCGACCGTCCGATCGGCAGTGGTCATGCGCAGAACAGCCCAGCGACAGTCTGCATACGCCTCGCTAGCCGAACGCTTGTACTCTTCCCCGTTTGTTAAAGATacatcttttataaattaattcgttacaatatgtatatacatacagggtgtctcagaGTCGTAgtgtattgtattatattttaaattctattataatttaaaaatctatctTTTTATTATCGTATACTTGTTTTGTTACAGGCATTGTTAATAGAGTACTGTCATTCAAAGGCTGGATTCCTTTTAGTAGACTGACCTATTGCGTTTACCTCTTACATCCTATAATTATACGATCGATTAGTTCATACAGTGAAACATCAAATCATTATGAATTTCTGCCGATTGtaagtatacaaatattaaaaattttaatattaataaacaatatattaattttatttgttctttGTGTCCAGGTTGTTCTATCTATAGGATACGTTGTGATCAGTTATTTTTGCGCGTACCTATTATCTTTGATAGTGGAAATACCTTGTCTCCTATTAATGCAAACGTTCATCCGAAAGCGTAATAGAATAGTTAAAAAAgtgttgtaattttaatataaacatgtaaCTACTATAGGGGCGAAGGGGGGTGACAATGGATTTGTATCCCATTTGGAGCAGTCTAATTaatgaatagaaataaatgtaatatagagctaaataaacaataatacacattattgtaattttattgtaatatcatTACAATCCTATTGTAATCCTATTATAATACCATCCTCATAAAatcttctcttaaaaaaaatttttttatatacaattatataaaggTTGCGTTTGCGGAGCTATTGcgtcattttattcttattttatgtctaataaccaataaagataaaatgacgGAATAGCGCTAATATTGCGCATTACAAATACagctataattatatatagggtatctgacaattaatgataaatctctCGCATGCAGAACGGGGGCCTAACATTACGCGCCGTTTCTGCGTAGCCGTTGTCGCTCCCCACAGTAAACACCCCGCTCTGCGCGCTTGGCAATCTCGATTGCATGCTTGGATTTGGCGGCGGACGGGATTAAttcggaatttttattaatttataactcgttaactattgcgaggATCGTAAAGTAGTACAGGATGACTTTTCGACTCAATTTGGTCCATTCTACCTACATGCGagaaatttatcattaattgtcagacatcctgtataaaaaaaatacatatatatatatgtattttttttatataggatgtctgacaaataatatatatatatatatatatatatatatatatatatatatatattcatgatatataaatattaacaataagaaatagaCAATTGGGCCTTTTTTTGAGCAGTTATTATTCCACACAATACtacaaatttggaaaaaatttttagaaagattATCAATTGTAAAAccaatatattcaaaaattatcaattataaaaacgGAGTAAAAATTAGCAAATACATTCAAACGCGTTTCGGCTACATCGGAACCTTCATCAGAATCCGAGACGAATAATTCGACGGCGGGAATCCACGCGTCGAACCAGTAAAGAAATATTCCGTTCCTTATTACCAGGATTTATTCATTGCTCTCCCAGCGGAAGCCTCGTTCGAAGTTACAAGTCGTTATAGCTGTTTATTTTTCGGAACGACCTCTTGCGAATGGGAGAATGCTGTTCCGATATGTAAAACGGATCGTTTCGGAAGATGTGAGAAAAAGTGTGTGTTTAGAATATTCGCTCGTTAATTTATATCCTCGCTTATCCTCACGCTTTTGTAACAACAAATCAAAGGAAACACTGCTCTGCGTGAagctgtttcttttttaattggttATCGATAATCCGCCTTTATGAATACATaacttatatttttagaatgattataaaatattttcaatattttttctaaaatatttatatgtataatattctttgagaatatctaaaaaatattcccgtaatattctaaatattttatatttattggaaTATTTGTAGAATATTATCGAAATATGCATAGCCAAGCTATTTCTAGGAAAATTTCTCAGTGtcgacaatttatttttgaggtCATCCCAAAATAGCTTGAAATATTGACATTTCACGATGCATAGTTCCTATATGTTTATTTGCATTCAAAAATAGGCGCGACCGAGAAAAccagaatttttaataagtacatTGATTGATCATTCGATCGTACTACGCATTGAGCGTAAGCGCAGCGAGCGGGTCCATTCACTGCTGAAGCACGCGATCACGATCGTGCGCGCtcagaaaaatgtataaaaacttATTCGAAAGTAAACCTCTATAtaagttgtattaaaaaatatttaattcagatTAGGTATAATGTATCATGGAAAACAATTATGATGTTTGTTCTTTCTCGTTGttattgcaacaaaaaaacaatcaaatgaaacaaa
Encoded here:
- the LOC113003436 gene encoding nose resistant to fluoxetine protein 6 gives rise to the protein MLHQQNSFTWCVSISLVGLFCVSVHTQECSVRVQMPVYAMALKADLLNTTKCGKELQNFRDAVDQQILWSLKVLDSSGGYKSGFFYGNNYWLGSRSQCLDMINKSTTILPREIYRDNDLQQEFQPFETNYFVAHFRHNNTLQYRTYMFQQDVITLGLCLPSSCSINNISFILGKMLYDRVNLTFDIYSADLNLIQVKDLKYDIKQLSGGALFLSVQYRQYSMVLEKYGKLWFLFDPLIGIISVDIYFFASGFLVAHWYLRDKANKILIKQIQYREKLNELFNIVKRFLRLTPVYIMVLGIMQVNSEWLDKTSQIYMNEKSHEICAKYWWRNLLYINNFFDVDTLCMSWSWYLAVDMQSHVIVLMVLILSTMYFYAAVIISGALLIGSIIFTGYTSYIYEYVPTHHELYKLAGVLYISPWTRINSYFIGAVTSYILIKLNYNLYWKKVSIILVYKIIILCWCCFGLASALNIFVLSWIYKRYLSILVIAIYIALQKTLWAIGIAWIIIACTTQHGGIVNRVLSFKGWIPFSRLTYCVYLLHPIIIRSISSYSETSNHYEFLPIVVLSIGYVVISYFCAYLLSLIVEIPCLLLMQTFIRKRNRIVKKVL